A DNA window from Prochlorococcus marinus XMU1406 contains the following coding sequences:
- a CDS encoding cupin domain-containing protein has translation MKVQISSPCSASVIIQYGIKSWPIWECAPSKFQWNYDDKEICLIIEGQAKISTQNGDIYVIKAGDLVEFPAGLNCEWEVTKSIKKHYRLGS, from the coding sequence GTGAAAGTTCAAATATCTTCCCCCTGTAGTGCAAGCGTAATAATTCAGTATGGAATAAAAAGTTGGCCTATTTGGGAATGTGCGCCAAGCAAATTTCAATGGAATTACGATGATAAGGAAATTTGCTTAATTATTGAAGGTCAAGCGAAAATAAGTACCCAAAATGGTGACATTTACGTGATTAAAGCTGGAGATCTTGTTGAGTTTCCTGCTGGACTTAACTGCGAATGGGAAGTAACCAAAAGTATTAAAAAACATTATCGATTGGGTAGCTAA